CTCTCTCTTCTCTATGCTACATATTTATGCTGTAACTCTTGCTGCAACTGACTGGGAGAAAATGCCCCATGCTCGGTAATAATTGCTGTAATCAAATGAGCGGGAGTTACGTCAAAAGCTGGGTTGTAAAATTCCACGCCTGCTGGAGTCAAGATAGTATCGTCAATCTGATAGACTTCAACCGGATCGCGTTCCTCAATTGGGATTTCTCGACCAGTGGCGATCGCAAAATCAATTGTTGCTACGGGTGCGGCAACATAAAAAGGAACGTCATGTGCCTTAGCTACCAGCGCTAAGCTGTACGTGCCAATTTTATTTGCCGTATCGCCATTAGCGGCGATGCGGTCAGCGCCCACCACAACGGCGTGAATCATACCTTGCTGCATACAGTGGGCAGCCATACTATCTGTAATTACCGTAACGGGTATCCCTTCCTGGACGCATTCCCAAGCAGTTAGTTTTGCTCCCTGGAGACGGGGACGAGTTTCATCGGCATAGAGGCGCGATAACCTACCACAAGACCAAGCAGAACGCACAACACCCAAAGCCGTACCATAACCTGCGGTTGCTAAGGCTCCAGCATTGCAATGAGTTAAGAGATTGAGTTGAGCGGGAGTTTTTGGCAAGAGTTCCAGACCGCGATCGCCAATTGCCTGACAAGTTTGTAAATCTTCGGTTTGAATTGTCTGTGCTGTAGTTAACAAAACTTGGCGAATTTCCTCAACCGTGCCAATCGTTTCGTAGGCAGTTTTTAACATGCGAGCGATCGCCCAAAATAAATTTACCGCTGTCGGACGGGTTGTTCGCAACATCTGAGCCACTTGCTCTAGCTGCGACAAAAACTGCTCCCGATCGTGGGTTTCAATCTCCCGCGCCCCCAAGTACATACCGTAGGCAGCAGCGATACCGATTGCTGGTGCGCCTCGGACAATCATCGTTTTGATTGCCTGTGCCATATCTTCACAGCGATGAATTTCCACAAAGGCATACTCGGCTGGCAAGTGCGTTTGGTCGATGAGTAAAACCGAGCCTTCGTACCAAATGACAGGGTAGACGTGGGTAGGACTAGAGATCATAGAGAGCTAGGGGCTAGGGAAAAGTCAAAAGTCAAAAGTCAAAAGCCAGGAGAAGCTGGATATAAATTCTTATATATCACTACTCACTACCTACTCTACTCACTCATAACAAATGACGAATGAGGAATGACTATTTACCAATTACCAATTACCAATATAAAAAAGGTGGGCGATCGCCCACCTCAAAATCAAAAATTACGAACCTACAGGAGATAACTGCTGGCTGAAGAACGCTTGACGCACGGTTTCAGCAATTTGCGGACTGGTCAAACCCAAATCGGCTTTCGATTCATTTGGTTCGGCGTGATCTACCAAAGTATCTGGTATGCCAATTCGCTTGACAGGAACGACAACATTTGCATCGAGTAAAGCTTCGGCTACCGCAGAACCAAACCCACCCATCAAGCAGCCTTCTTCTAAAGTCACGACGCGCCCGATTTGCTGCGCTAGAGGTAGAATTAGCTCTGTATCTAAGGGTTTGGCAAAACGAGCATTAATTACCGTGGCTTCAATCCCATGTTCGCGCAAAATTTCTGCGACTTGCATCGCAGGGTGAACCATCGCACCAAAACCAATCAGTAAGAGATCGTCCCCATGTCTGAGGATTTC
This window of the Chroococcidiopsis thermalis PCC 7203 genome carries:
- the mtnA gene encoding S-methyl-5-thioribose-1-phosphate isomerase, with the translated sequence MISSPTHVYPVIWYEGSVLLIDQTHLPAEYAFVEIHRCEDMAQAIKTMIVRGAPAIGIAAAYGMYLGAREIETHDREQFLSQLEQVAQMLRTTRPTAVNLFWAIARMLKTAYETIGTVEEIRQVLLTTAQTIQTEDLQTCQAIGDRGLELLPKTPAQLNLLTHCNAGALATAGYGTALGVVRSAWSCGRLSRLYADETRPRLQGAKLTAWECVQEGIPVTVITDSMAAHCMQQGMIHAVVVGADRIAANGDTANKIGTYSLALVAKAHDVPFYVAAPVATIDFAIATGREIPIEERDPVEVYQIDDTILTPAGVEFYNPAFDVTPAHLITAIITEHGAFSPSQLQQELQHKYVA